In a genomic window of Zootoca vivipara chromosome 5, rZooViv1.1, whole genome shotgun sequence:
- the SERP1 gene encoding stress-associated endoplasmic reticulum protein 1 has product MVAKQRIRMANEKHSKNITQRGNVAKTSRNAPEEKASVGPWLLALFIFVVCGSAIFQIIQSIRMGM; this is encoded by the exons ATGGTGGCGAAGCAGCGGATCCGGATGGCCAACGAGAAGCACAGCAAGAACATCACGCAGCGCGGGAACGTGGCCAAGACCTCG AGAAACGCCCCCGAGGAGAAGGCGTCGGTGGGGCCCTGGCTGCTGGCCTTGTTCATCTTCGTGGTGTGCGGATCGG CTATCTTCCAGATTATTCAGAGTATCAGAATGGGCATGTGA